The genomic segment TAATGTCTCCTTCTTCAGATTTGTCGGGTCGAATGTTCACTTTCCCACAGGAAACCAACACTGCTCATGTGAAGCTGAACGTAGCACAACAGGACTTAAGTgctgtaactgtctgtcacaGGTAGAACTGAACAGATAAAATGCATTTATAAGAACTCACCTGATTGTGAAAGTATTATGAATGATAATGTCGTTTTGAAATGCCCACAGGTCCTTTACTGACCTCAAAAGAGACCACGGCCTCTTCTCTCTGGCCACATCCTCCAACCACAATGACTTCATGATTTATTGGCAAGAAGCAACTAAGGAGATGCTTCCCTACATCAGGGacaaaggtgtaaaatatggaGCGTTCGACTACAAGCCGAACACGTGGCACTCCATTTGTACCACATGGGACTCTAAGTCTGGACTGGTGCAGCTGTGGTTTGATGGAATACCCTCGATTAGGAAGTTCATCAGCTCTGGGTCCAACATCAGAGGAACCATGAAGATTACTTTAGGACAGGTACATCTTTATTGATGAGAATCATAATTCGTGGTCCTTCAGCAAATAGTCAGTGTGATACCCTATAATTGAATGTGCGTGTTTTGCTTTAAGTTTCTGTATTTCTGACCTCAGGAGCAGGATTCCCACGGTGGGGGATTTGACATTAAACAGTCTTTCGTTGGCATGATGTCGGACGTCCACATGTGGAACTACGTCCTTTCCTCCTGCGAGATCCAGAAATACGTGGATGCAAACAATTTCACTCCAGGGAATCTGATCAACTGGCATGCACTGGACTTCCAGATTGTAAACAATGTGTTGATTGAGGATAAATGGAAGTCATGTTAGTGAACTTTTAAAACAAGACCTGTAATACGTtagaaagacaaacatttacacaATATTACACTTGCTTTGTGGGATGTTAATTCGTTTAGAGAAAAAGTAGAATTGTAGAATTTACAGGCAGTAAATTTAGATTAAATCTTAGCACATTAACATGGTCTTTGTGGGTTATTTTTCTGGaaattgaaataaacaatatcCTTATTCAATCAGTGACTAAGAATGTTTGGTGTAAGTTTCTTTCCTTCTGTCCTTTATTAAAACATATGCTCCCACATGGACTTTTGATTGTTTATGCGAGTTGTTCTGTGCTGACTGACGCACAGATGGATCCATACTGATGTAAATGGACTAAGCAGACAATAAGGTTGGTGATTATTATAATGCAGGAGATTATTATAATgcaggaaaaaaatgaatgtcaTTCAATCCCTTTCAAAGTGAAACTATCATAAATTAATTAGAATTAAAATTGGTATAGTTTCTACTGCTATTGTGCTCAAAGGTTTCCTTAGTGTGAACAGTCAATCTTCCAGTGAATTCATGATTTGCCATTGCAGTGACATTTGTGAAACTCACACCAGCTTAAGGTGAAATAACAGTGTGGAGACTGTATTGTCTCCGTGCCGTGTGTACTTTCCCAAGGATATTccttcataaaaatgacacattcaGACATGTTCAAAAGCTCCTCAGTGTTTGGATCCTAAGAGGATTAGTTTGAGCTCTGTAAGACTAGTACACCCTCTGTATTCTCCATCTCAGTCATCTCCCAGTGGTCTCATTTGTGACTGCTTTTAATAGTTGTTTGAAGAAGGATAAAAGTTTGACTTTAGGTAaagttttgttgtgtttgataCCTGGTGTAGCTCAACAATGAACTACGTTGCAACAATACTCAAGAGCAGGAACAGCCACATCGCTTCATAGACTGCAAAGACTGTTCCTGCAGATTTAACATGAATCTATAAGCAGTTGATAGACCTGCAATACATCATTCATAACATCAAACTCAGTATCAGACTGCAGTATTTGTGCAAGAATTTTTTTTAGCAAAACATACATTAATTTCTTAATTAGTtgtatttttgttatttgtgtgaATTCTAGCTTCCGGCCACCTCAAATACTTGCTTCCTAAACTTCCTCCATATATTAGGTTATAAAAATCACTAAAAGCTTCCTGTTTTAAGTTGATTGTCACTGGTTTGTTTATTATCTGTGTGTTATTCTGATAAAGTTAGACATTATGTTCTTGATGCATATAACAGCTCTTGCTTGGCCCCACACAGTCAAACAATAACACATAGCTGCAACATTTTTTGATACAGCCTTTCTAAAATGAGTAACAACCTAAACATTAATGCATCTAAACTTTATGTGAACAtcttataatttataatataactTATAATATAActcaatatttcatatttacctGAGATGAAAGTGGATTCATTTTACAGCCATATTAGTACATATTTGTATATCACAGTTCTCTTGGTGcaattcaatatttaaaaatgtatttcacagATGAATCCTGGACAAACTCTTCATTCGCCGCGGTCCTGGATCTTTTTTCCTCAAACTGGTTATTTATGTTCGTTTCGAGTCGACCCCCCCTTCAGCACCTCCACGGACCCTATGGAACTCTTTGATGAGTCTTCGGTCAAAGATGTTGCAAGACGGCTCCCAGGAGCGCTCCTCAGGTCCATagccctcccagtccaccagaTACTGGAAGCCTCTTCCCCGTGGTCGGGACTTAAGGAGACGATTAATGGTGTGAGCAGGGCCCCCGTCAATAAGCCGGGTGGGAGGTGGGGGTCTGGAGGCGGGCTGAAGCTGGCTTTCTTTGACAGGTTTGAGCTCAGAGACATGAAATGTTGGATGGACCCTCATGGACCAGGGAAGGGTAAGACAGACTGCAGCAGGGTTAATGAACTGGGCGATAGGAAAAGGTCCCACAAACCGCGGAGCCAATTTCCTGGACTCCACACGGAGTGGGAGGTCACGAGTGGACAGCCAAACCTTCTGACCTGGAGTGTAGTGAGGCGCCGGGGTGCGGGGTCGGTTGGCCCCTCTCTGGTACCAGTCCGAAGAGCGTAGGAGAGCAGAACGGGCCTGCAACCAGGTGCGACGACAGCGCTGTATAAACATCTGGACAGATGGGACACTGGCTTCACGCTCCTGTTCAGGGAAAAGTGGTGGCTGGTAACCTCGAGAGCACTGGAAAGGCGAGAGTCCAGTAGCTGAACTGGGAAGTATGTTCTGAGCGTATTCCACCCACAGGAGCTGCTTGGACCAAGAGGTGAATTGTGGCCCTCTGTCGGAGACAATGTCACATGGGAGGCCATGCAGACGAAAAATGTGGTGAAGCATAAATCCCGCCGTCTCCTTGGATGATGGTAATTTCGGCAACGGAATGAAGTGGGCAAATTTGGAGAATCTATCCACAACAGTGAAAAAAACTGTGATCTGGATCTGGAAAAACAAGGATGGGAGCAgactagggctgccactaacgactatttttctatcgattaatcggtccactattttatcgattagtcgattaatctaaacaattaattttcctccaaaaaaaatcaaattgaccatttaatttcagttaattttattttgacaacaacaatctgtatgtcatcgtataatgcagcacaaaacaaaatgtaaacaaaagctcaaatattaaagtgcaaaactgtaggtttaaactagcaactccaacgtgatcaaaataaatcaaaaagagggcttataagttgagtcagcagtgcaactcaaaaagatatcaaagtttctatttaaccccttatcaaaataaaaaagttaggtctgcaaattaaacaaagtgcaacatctttaaagtataagaaactgtggtgtccagctcaaaatccgactcaaacgTCAGtgagacatgtgtgttgtaatgtaagaatgtcagcatgtccacatgttctggacaaGCTAGCGCCCCCCCCGCGCGAAtggagggttcccccagcgggcgccttagctgaggtgacgcgagaaggacccgacacgcgtccagggcccgccttccgcaccggcgacggacaccgccccgTGGTCCAAGAGAAAggcgccgtggacgaggaccccccccctccaaaaacTTGatgcgggccgcacaccgagcctccggccgCGTGGAGGGGAGGGCGCCGGGGcaactgctcccccagccgcggcttgtgcccagcggtttaaaaaaaaaaaaatgcgttgACGCATTTTATAGGCGTCGACGCATGGTCAAAAACCTTGCGGAGACTTTGTCCATATTCAGTTTGTGGAAAATAAGGAGATTTTGGGAAACTCACTTGATCACTGATTAAAGTGACACATTTCTCTTGTGTTGAACTCTGCTGAGTTTCTATTACCGTTTGTGATGGAA from the Limanda limanda chromosome 11, fLimLim1.1, whole genome shotgun sequence genome contains:
- the LOC133014639 gene encoding female protein-like; protein product: MIVLLVVAMLTACAAVTQDLSGRMFTFPQETNTAHVKLNVAQQDLSAVTVCHRSFTDLKRDHGLFSLATSSNHNDFMIYWQEATKEMLPYIRDKGVKYGAFDYKPNTWHSICTTWDSKSGLVQLWFDGIPSIRKFISSGSNIRGTMKITLGQEQDSHGGGFDIKQSFVGMMSDVHMWNYVLSSCEIQKYVDANNFTPGNLINWHALDFQIVNNVLIEDKWKSC